From the genome of Labrus bergylta chromosome 4, fLabBer1.1, whole genome shotgun sequence, one region includes:
- the LOC136179035 gene encoding tripartite motif-containing protein 16-like: MAQKGVHLDREAFSCSICLDLLKDPVTTTCGHSYCMNCIKSHWDKEDEKTIYSCPQCRQDFTPRPVLRKNTMLAVLVEELKKTGLQAAPADHCYAGPDDVACDVCTGRKLKACKSCLQCLASYCEKHLQPHFEVAPLKKHKLVEPSKKLQENVCSRHNEEMKVFCRTDQQSICLLCLMDEHKGHDTVSAAVERSEKQRELEVSRQNIQQRIQDREKDVKLLQQEVEAINGSADKTVGNSEKSFTELIRLMEERRSDVKQQVRSQQQTEVSRVRELQEKLEQEITELKRRDVELEKLSHTEDHNQFLHNYPSLSPLSESTHSSSIKIRPLRFFEDVTAAVSEVRDKLQDVLREKWTNISQTVTEVDVLLSGPEPEPKTRAEFFKNSCDSTLDPNTAYTQLLLSDENRKVTLMSKQQSYSSHPDRFTHYLQVLSKESLTGRCYWEVELRGRVSVAVTYKNISRAGSSDECWFGRNDKSWMLYCDNNSYYFWYNHVRTPVSGPQSSRVGVYLDHRAGILSFYSISETMTLLHRVQTTFTQPLHAGLRFYSPGDSAELCKLK; this comes from the coding sequence atggcgcagaaaggagttcaccTGGACCgggaggccttctcttgttccatctgtctggatctcctgaaggatccggtgactactacctgtggacacagttactgtatgaactgtattaaaagccactgggataaagaggatgagaagacaatctacagctgccctcagtgcagacaggacttcacaccgaggcctgtcctgaggaaaaacaccatgttagcagttttagtggaggagctgaagaagactggactccaagctgctcctgctgatcactgctatgctggacctgatgatgtggcctgtgatgtctgcaccgggaggaaactgaaagcctgtaagtcctgtctgcagtgtctggcctcttactgtgagaaacatctccagcctcattttgaagtagctccattaaagaaacacaagctggtggagccctccaagaagctccaggagaacgtctgctctcgtcataatGAGGagatgaaagtattttgtcgtactgatcagcagtctatctgtctcctctgtttaatggacgaacacaaaggtcatgacacagtctcagctgcagtagaaaggagcgagaagcagagagagctcgaggtgagtcgacaaaacatccagcagagaatccaggacagagagaaagatgtgaagctgcttcaacaggaggtggaggctatcaatggctctgctgataaaacagtagggaacagtgagaagagcttcactgagctgatccgtctcatggaggaaagacgctctgatgtgaagcagcaggtcagatcccagcagcaaactgaagtgagtcgagtcagagagcttcaggagaagctggagcaggagatcactgagctgaagaggagagacgttgaactggagaagctctcacacacagaagatcacaaccagtttctacacaactacccctcactgtcaccactcagtgaatctacacactcatccagcatcaagatccgtcctctgaggttctttgaggatgtgacagcagctgtgtcagaagtcagagataaactacaggacgtcctgagagagaaatggacaaacatctcacagacagtgactgaagtggatgttttactgtcaggaccagaaccagagcccaagaccagagctgagttcttcaaAAATTCATGTGACAGCactctggatccaaacacagcatacacacagctgttattatctgatgagaacagaaaagtaacattaatgagtaaacaacagtcttattctagtcacccagacagattcactcaTTAtcttcaggtcctgagtaaagagagtctgactggacgttgttactgggaagttgAGTTGAGAGGAAGAgtttctgtagcagtcacatacaagaatatcagcagagcagggagctcagatgaatgttggtttggacgtaatgacaaatcttggatGTTATATTGTGACAACAACAGTTATTACTTTTGGTACAACCATGTCaggactcctgtctcaggtcctcagtcctccagagtaggagtgtacctggatcacagagcaggtattctgtccttctacagcatctctgaaaccatgactctcctccacagagtccagaccacattcactcagcctctacatgctggactcaggTTTTAttctcctggagactctgctgagttgtgtaaactgaaatag